A single window of Porphyrobacter sp. YT40 DNA harbors:
- a CDS encoding IS6-like element IS6100 family transposase — protein sequence MTDFKWRHFQGDVILWAVRWYCRYPISYRDLEEMLAERGISVDHTTIYRWVQCYAPEMEKRLRWFWRRGFDPSWRLDETYVKVRGKWTYLYRAVDKRGDTIDFYLSPTRSAKAAKRFLGKALRGLKHWEKPATLNTDKAPSYGAAITELKREGKLDRETAHRQVKYLNNVIEADHGKLKILIKPVRGFKSIPTAYATIKGFEVMRALRKGQARPWCLQPGIRGEVRLVERAFGIGPSALTEAMGMLNHHFAAAA from the coding sequence ATGACGGATTTCAAGTGGCGCCATTTCCAGGGTGATGTGATCCTGTGGGCGGTGCGCTGGTATTGTCGCTATCCGATCAGCTATCGCGACCTTGAGGAAATGCTGGCGGAACGCGGCATTTCGGTCGACCATACGACGATCTATCGCTGGGTCCAGTGCTACGCCCCGGAGATGGAGAAGCGGCTGCGCTGGTTCTGGCGGCGTGGCTTTGATCCGAGCTGGCGCCTGGATGAAACCTACGTCAAGGTGCGGGGCAAGTGGACCTACCTGTACCGGGCAGTCGACAAGCGGGGCGACACGATCGATTTCTACCTGTCGCCGACCCGCAGCGCCAAGGCAGCGAAGCGGTTCCTGGGCAAGGCCCTGCGAGGCCTGAAGCACTGGGAAAAGCCTGCCACGCTCAATACCGACAAAGCGCCGAGCTATGGTGCAGCGATCACCGAATTGAAGCGCGAAGGAAAGCTGGACCGGGAGACGGCCCACCGGCAGGTGAAGTATCTCAATAACGTGATCGAGGCCGATCACGGAAAGCTCAAGATACTGATCAAGCCGGTGCGCGGTTTCAAATCGATCCCCACGGCCTATGCCACGATCAAGGGATTCGAAGTCATGCGAGCCCTGCGCAAAGGACAGGCTCGCCCCTGGTGCCTGCAGCCCGGCATCAGGGGCGAGGTGCGCCTTGTGGAGAGAGCTTTTGGCATTGGGCCCTCGGCGCTGACGGAGGCCATGGGCATGCTCAACCACCATTTCGCAGCAGCCGCCTGA
- the tet(G) gene encoding tetracycline efflux MFS transporter Tet(G), producing the protein MRSSAIIALLIVSLDAMGLGLIMPVLPTLLRELVPAEQVAGHYGALLSLYALMQVVFAPVLGKFSDAYGRRPVLLASLAGAGVDYTIMASAPVLWVLYIGRLVSGVTGATGAVAASTIADSTGEGSRARWFGYMGACYGAGMIAGPALGGMLGGISAHAPFIAAALLNGFAFLLACIFLKETHHSHGGTGKPVRIKPFVLFRLDDALRGLAALFAVFFIIQLIGQVPAALWVIYGEDRFQWDTTTVGLSLAAFGATHAIFQAFVTGPLSSRLGERRTLLFGMAADATGFILLAFATQGWMVFPILLLLAAGGVGMPALQAMLSNNVSSNKQGALQGTLTSLTNLSSIAGPLGFTALYSATIGAWNGWVWIVGAILYLICLPILLRPFATSL; encoded by the coding sequence GTGCGCAGCTCTGCCATCATCGCCCTGCTGATCGTCAGTCTCGACGCCATGGGACTCGGCCTCATCATGCCGGTCCTTCCGACGCTTCTGCGCGAGCTTGTGCCGGCGGAACAGGTCGCTGGTCACTATGGTGCTTTGCTGTCACTCTATGCGTTGATGCAGGTCGTCTTCGCGCCCGTGCTTGGAAAATTTTCAGATGCTTACGGCCGGCGTCCGGTGCTTCTGGCTTCTCTTGCGGGGGCCGGAGTCGATTACACGATTATGGCATCAGCGCCGGTCTTATGGGTTCTCTATATCGGCCGACTCGTTTCTGGCGTCACGGGAGCAACCGGAGCCGTAGCTGCCTCAACCATTGCCGATTCGACGGGGGAAGGTTCTCGCGCACGCTGGTTCGGCTACATGGGGGCCTGTTATGGAGCAGGCATGATTGCCGGGCCAGCACTTGGTGGCATGCTCGGTGGTATTTCTGCCCATGCTCCGTTTATCGCCGCTGCCCTTCTCAACGGCTTCGCGTTCCTGCTTGCCTGCATTTTTCTCAAGGAGACTCATCACAGCCATGGCGGGACCGGAAAGCCGGTTCGCATCAAACCATTCGTTCTGTTCCGGCTGGATGATGCATTGCGCGGGCTAGCTGCGCTTTTCGCAGTCTTCTTCATTATTCAACTGATCGGCCAAGTGCCTGCGGCCCTATGGGTCATCTATGGCGAGGACCGTTTTCAGTGGGACACCACGACTGTTGGTTTGTCGCTTGCGGCATTTGGAGCAACACATGCGATCTTCCAAGCGTTTGTTACCGGCCCGCTTTCAAGCCGGCTTGGAGAGCGGCGCACGCTACTCTTTGGCATGGCTGCGGATGCGACTGGCTTCATTCTTCTGGCTTTTGCCACGCAGGGATGGATGGTGTTCCCGATTTTGTTGCTGCTTGCCGCCGGAGGTGTTGGCATGCCGGCCTTGCAGGCAATGCTTTCAAACAATGTCAGCAGTAACAAGCAAGGAGCTTTACAGGGAACGCTTACAAGCCTCACAAATCTAAGCTCTATCGCGGGACCGCTTGGCTTCACGGCACTCTATTCTGCCACCATAGGAGCATGGAACGGTTGGGTTTGGATTGTCGGCGCGATCCTCTATTTAATATGTCTGCCAATACTACTCAGACCTTTCGCAACTTCATTGTGA